A stretch of Aerococcus urinaehominis DNA encodes these proteins:
- a CDS encoding ABC-F family ATP-binding cassette domain-containing protein has protein sequence MKDFKAENWSKTYGIKQLLDNVSFFIKGGDHIGLVGANGSGKSTLLQILSGQDEVDAGDTEKAKDFTVALVAQDPDLNPKLTIFETIYAGDSPQVALVKAYEEATNALALAPDDLTCQQRFSQLEQRMNQEAGWQLDTKIRTILNKLGINQLDQQVSELSGGQRKRIGLAKVLIDEPDLLLMDEPTNHLDFDMVKWLEDYIHNYKKSVLVVTHDRYFLDRVADRMFALQDGQLKEYQGNYQDYLTQRAEEEAHQASHLAKQKKLYQQELAWMRKGAKARTTKQQARINRFENLEESLKGKTASQDLNLDFEGQRLGNKVISLEQVAVGYEASHPLLKDINLLVQNRDRIGIIGDNGVGKSTLLNTIAGLIPPLAGTIELGETVRLAYFDQLAVDLPEDERLINYIQEVANEYVYADGRSLSAAQMLETFLFPRPSHGALIASLSGGEKKRLYLLQLLMQRPNVLFLDEPTNDLDIDTLTVLEDYLADFAGAVITVSHDRYFLDKLADKLLVADRTSRTTHLFYGNYSDYEASQADHAMASQPVSDKKQEPTKHVSSQEKSGSDAAKKRRMTWQEKQDWAVIEDQISALEDRLSQIDEEMTVSGSDYGKLADLQREKEAIEIDLEAKMIYWEELAELAE, from the coding sequence GTGAAAGATTTTAAAGCCGAAAATTGGTCCAAGACCTATGGCATCAAGCAATTATTAGATAATGTTTCCTTCTTTATAAAGGGTGGAGACCATATCGGTTTAGTGGGAGCCAATGGTTCAGGTAAGTCTACGCTGCTGCAAATCTTATCTGGTCAGGATGAGGTTGATGCGGGCGATACCGAGAAAGCTAAAGATTTCACGGTTGCCTTAGTTGCTCAAGATCCTGATTTAAATCCTAAGTTAACCATTTTTGAGACCATTTATGCCGGGGATAGTCCGCAAGTAGCCCTAGTCAAGGCTTATGAAGAAGCAACTAATGCTTTAGCATTAGCGCCTGATGATCTAACGTGTCAGCAACGCTTTAGCCAACTAGAGCAACGCATGAACCAGGAAGCTGGCTGGCAGTTGGATACTAAAATCCGTACAATTTTAAATAAGCTCGGTATTAACCAGCTTGACCAACAGGTAAGTGAACTTTCTGGTGGCCAACGTAAGCGCATTGGACTAGCCAAGGTATTGATTGATGAGCCTGATCTTCTACTCATGGACGAACCGACTAACCACCTAGATTTTGACATGGTAAAGTGGTTAGAGGATTATATTCATAATTATAAAAAGTCAGTTTTAGTGGTAACCCATGATCGCTATTTTTTAGATCGGGTTGCTGATCGCATGTTTGCTTTGCAAGATGGTCAGCTAAAGGAATATCAAGGTAATTACCAGGACTACCTGACTCAGCGAGCGGAAGAAGAAGCCCACCAAGCATCCCATTTGGCGAAACAAAAAAAGCTGTATCAACAAGAATTAGCCTGGATGCGTAAGGGTGCTAAAGCACGGACAACTAAGCAGCAGGCCCGAATTAATCGTTTTGAAAATTTAGAAGAATCTCTTAAAGGAAAAACAGCTAGTCAAGACCTCAATTTAGATTTTGAAGGTCAGCGTCTAGGGAATAAGGTAATTAGTCTTGAACAGGTAGCCGTTGGCTATGAAGCAAGTCACCCCCTCTTAAAAGATATCAATTTGCTGGTTCAAAATCGGGATAGAATTGGTATTATCGGTGATAATGGTGTGGGAAAATCTACGCTTTTAAACACAATTGCAGGCTTAATCCCACCCCTAGCAGGGACAATTGAGCTTGGTGAGACGGTTCGCTTGGCCTATTTTGACCAGTTAGCAGTTGATTTGCCTGAAGATGAGCGCTTAATTAACTATATTCAGGAAGTAGCCAATGAATATGTTTACGCTGATGGGCGGTCTTTGTCAGCAGCCCAGATGCTAGAAACCTTTCTTTTCCCACGGCCTAGCCACGGTGCTTTAATCGCTAGCCTGTCAGGAGGAGAAAAGAAACGACTTTATCTCCTGCAATTACTGATGCAACGGCCGAATGTGCTCTTCCTAGATGAGCCAACCAATGATTTAGATATCGATACTTTAACTGTTTTAGAAGACTATTTGGCTGATTTTGCTGGAGCTGTCATCACCGTTTCTCATGATCGCTACTTCTTAGACAAATTAGCCGACAAGCTACTTGTTGCTGACCGTACCAGTCGGACAACACACCTTTTCTATGGCAATTACAGCGACTATGAAGCCAGCCAGGCTGACCATGCTATGGCAAGTCAGCCAGTTTCCGATAAAAAACAAGAACCAACTAAACATGTTTCAAGTCAAGAAAAAAGTGGTTCAGATGCAGCCAAGAAACGCCGAATGACCTGGCAAGAAAAGCAAGATTGGGCTGTGATTGAAGACCAAATTTCTGCATTGGAAGACCGACTTAGTCAGATTGATGAAGAGATGACTGTCTCCGGGTCTGACTACGGTAAGTTGGCTGACCTGCAAAGAGAGAAAGAAGCAATTGAGATTGACCTAGAGGCTAAGATGATTTATTGGGAAGAGTTAGCAGAATTAGCGGAATAA
- a CDS encoding DUF4767 domain-containing protein, whose translation MKEKLCLLLALVSLAGCQKQTDHGANESEAAKPSSSAQTVKPAKGASQSHSVMQSESESQIGDNNQMTSGQINQEQSTNQDQNPVYWSAEKDIQLADFMASWGAEMGQSYLAYSPDNPVSFYGPLVPDALIAENSHIRPVLNDQLVNMSWYQVGRSADNYQIVAVYSDIETSNEPAAHLYLFVIHQGEPLVLYSGQNQGNEHNYFYFTITDNQALQDGFASIVNQ comes from the coding sequence ATGAAAGAGAAACTTTGTTTACTACTAGCCTTGGTGTCTTTAGCAGGGTGCCAAAAGCAAACTGACCATGGAGCAAATGAATCAGAAGCTGCTAAGCCTAGTTCAAGTGCCCAAACAGTTAAACCTGCTAAAGGGGCTAGCCAGTCTCATTCGGTGATGCAGTCAGAATCTGAAAGTCAGATTGGTGACAATAATCAGATGACTAGTGGTCAAATTAACCAAGAACAGTCGACTAATCAAGACCAAAATCCTGTGTATTGGTCAGCTGAAAAAGATATCCAATTAGCTGATTTTATGGCCAGCTGGGGAGCAGAGATGGGGCAAAGTTACCTTGCTTATAGTCCTGATAATCCGGTTAGCTTTTATGGCCCACTAGTACCAGATGCTTTAATTGCTGAAAATTCACATATTAGGCCAGTATTAAATGACCAGCTTGTTAATATGTCTTGGTATCAGGTCGGTCGCTCTGCTGATAATTATCAAATTGTAGCTGTCTACTCGGATATTGAGACCAGTAATGAACCTGCTGCGCACCTATATCTTTTCGTTATCCACCAAGGAGAGCCACTAGTGCTCTACTCTGGTCAAAATCAGGGTAATGAGCATAATTATTTCTACTTCACGATTACAGATAACCAGGCTTTACAAGATGGTTTTGCGTCAATTGTAAATCAATAG
- the trxA gene encoding thioredoxin, with product MVQAVTDKDFQTETNDGLVLIDFWAEWCGPCRMQGPVIDQLDDEMGDQVKFVKMDVDENPDTARSFKIMSIPTLLIKKDGQVVDQLIGFTPKEQLKEILAKHQ from the coding sequence ATGGTACAAGCAGTAACAGATAAAGATTTTCAAACAGAAACTAATGACGGTCTAGTCCTAATCGATTTTTGGGCTGAGTGGTGTGGGCCTTGTCGGATGCAAGGGCCCGTTATCGACCAGTTAGATGATGAAATGGGTGATCAGGTTAAATTTGTAAAAATGGATGTTGATGAAAACCCTGATACTGCCCGCAGTTTTAAAATTATGTCAATTCCAACCCTATTAATTAAAAAAGATGGTCAAGTGGTAGATCAATTAATCGGTTTTACCCCAAAAGAGCAATTAAAAGAAATCTTAGCTAAACATCAATAG
- a CDS encoding formate--tetrahydrofolate ligase: MLTDIEIAQNNKKLPIRKIAEKLGIDRDEIDMYGNYKAKIPLATLDQFENKNDGKLILVTAINPTPAGEGKTTTTVGLGDALNRLGKQAMVALREPSLGPTMGIKGGAAGGGYAQIVPMEDINLHFTGDMHAITTANNALSAMIDNHIHHGNSLRIDSRRVTWKRVVDLNDRALRQVTVGLGGPLNGYPRQDGFDITVASEIMAILCLATDLEDMRERLGRIVIGDNLDREPVTVKDLGCQGALTLLLKDALAPNLVQSLEHTPAFVHGGPFANIAHGCSSVIATRAALKLADYVVTEAGFGADLGGEKFLDIKVPVLGKAPDAVVIVATIRSLKLHGGDAQADLEKGEDVAAVKAGLTNLAKHIESMQAYQLPVVVALNCFSQDTEAEIAAVVAGCAEYGVDCLPSTVWADGGQGGVALAQALVDLVENQQAADFMPLYKAEETSLVDKMNAIVETVYGGNRVALSKKAQGQVKAFEKNGWGQLPVCMAKTQYSLSDDATAVGRPQGFDIQVRELVPKIGAGFIVALTGNVLTMPGLPKQPAAMNMDVDSKGNIKGLF; this comes from the coding sequence ATGCTAACAGATATTGAAATTGCGCAAAATAATAAGAAACTACCTATTCGTAAAATTGCCGAAAAGCTTGGCATTGATCGAGATGAAATTGATATGTATGGTAATTATAAGGCTAAAATACCTTTAGCCACTTTGGACCAGTTTGAAAATAAAAATGATGGGAAACTAATACTAGTAACAGCTATCAATCCGACCCCAGCTGGTGAAGGTAAAACGACCACGACCGTTGGCCTAGGGGATGCTTTAAATCGCTTGGGTAAACAAGCTATGGTGGCCTTGCGTGAGCCATCATTAGGGCCGACCATGGGCATCAAAGGGGGCGCTGCTGGTGGTGGTTATGCGCAAATTGTACCTATGGAAGATATTAACCTGCACTTTACAGGGGACATGCATGCCATTACCACAGCTAACAATGCCTTGTCAGCGATGATTGATAACCACATCCATCATGGTAATAGTCTTAGAATTGATAGCCGCCGGGTAACCTGGAAGCGGGTGGTTGACTTAAATGATCGTGCCTTACGCCAGGTAACGGTTGGCTTAGGTGGTCCCCTAAATGGTTACCCACGTCAAGATGGTTTTGACATTACTGTTGCTTCAGAAATTATGGCAATTCTATGCTTAGCAACCGATTTAGAAGACATGCGTGAGCGCTTGGGTCGCATTGTCATTGGCGATAATTTGGACCGGGAGCCTGTTACTGTTAAAGACTTAGGCTGTCAGGGCGCCTTAACTTTATTACTCAAGGATGCGCTTGCTCCTAACTTGGTGCAATCACTTGAACATACGCCAGCCTTTGTTCATGGCGGTCCCTTCGCTAATATTGCGCACGGTTGTAGCTCTGTGATTGCTACACGTGCAGCCTTAAAACTTGCTGATTATGTTGTGACTGAAGCTGGTTTCGGTGCTGACTTGGGTGGAGAGAAATTCTTAGATATAAAAGTACCTGTTCTAGGTAAGGCACCAGATGCCGTAGTTATTGTGGCTACTATTCGCTCACTTAAACTACATGGTGGCGACGCTCAGGCTGATCTGGAAAAGGGTGAAGATGTGGCAGCGGTTAAAGCTGGTCTAACAAATTTGGCCAAACATATTGAATCGATGCAGGCCTATCAGCTACCAGTTGTCGTCGCTCTTAATTGTTTTAGTCAGGATACCGAGGCTGAAATTGCTGCAGTTGTAGCTGGTTGCGCGGAATATGGGGTGGATTGTCTACCATCAACTGTTTGGGCTGATGGGGGGCAGGGCGGTGTCGCCCTAGCTCAGGCCCTTGTTGACTTGGTTGAGAACCAGCAAGCTGCTGACTTTATGCCGCTTTATAAGGCTGAAGAAACCAGCCTAGTCGACAAAATGAATGCGATTGTGGAGACTGTGTACGGCGGTAATCGAGTCGCCTTGTCTAAAAAGGCTCAGGGCCAAGTTAAAGCTTTTGAGAAGAACGGCTGGGGCCAGTTGCCAGTTTGTATGGCGAAAACCCAGTATTCTCTATCTGATGATGCCACAGCAGTAGGACGGCCTCAGGGATTTGATATCCAAGTGCGCGAACTCGTGCCAAAAATCGGAGCCGGTTTTATAGTTGCCTTGACTGGTAATGTCTTAACCATGCCTGGCCTGCCCAAGCAGCCGGCTGCCATGAATATGGACGTGGATAGCAAGGGTAATATTAAAGGCCTGTTTTAA
- a CDS encoding glycoside hydrolase family 3 protein produces MRKSFYLVTAAAFLLAACQGQSGDDQTSSQSETKVETAYKNEKDQRQFESRSAQTIEVDGLAFKDLNKDGELTPYEDWRLTPRERAENLVSLMTPAEKAGQMVIYDLPMGASAKEGEETSHDGILLEVEKVHEEGPFKGQTQYPTTVMLNDKHIRHFIVREDKSAEEIATWINTLQEVAEESRLGIPVIVASNSRNENDKAKYNAESDNHHFTRFPGTLGLAAGDNQDMISQFAQIGHQEFMASNIRKGYMYMVDTATDPRWYRTYGTFGENPDQISTYIKTIIPNYQGESLNENSVALTTKHFPGGGARENGFDPHYEEGKFNVYATEGSLEAYHLPPFQAAIDAGTSSIMPYYAIPSNDKSHTPQAPFKGEFDEEVAFAYNHQFIQELLRDKMGFKGYVNTDTGVLDGMAWGAEDLNKVERAAKMLEAGSSVVSGTNEVEVFQEAIESGQVDEATVNQRVVESLTELFQLGLFEDPYADLEGADDALRTPESLATAKQAHQDSVVLLKNENKTLPLKADQTKGKKVYVELMTQEIDPEKVKEGEPDSLAAYNQDLREKIQASFPDWELVDDYTQADIAFVFAEPVSGSYFEATDDYLDLQVHQATQVDTERLADIRQYVDQLVVNVNFDMPFIVDQVEPLADAMTASFDTYLEAILEVQTGQAEAKGRLPITLPASNEAVAVDENGQCVSPNDVPGYDKEKHMEIPYAYKDSQGNVYKYGFGLNYDK; encoded by the coding sequence ATGAGAAAATCATTTTATCTAGTCACAGCAGCAGCCTTTTTATTGGCAGCCTGCCAAGGTCAATCTGGGGACGACCAGACTAGCAGCCAAAGTGAGACCAAGGTCGAGACGGCCTATAAAAATGAGAAAGACCAACGTCAGTTTGAGTCTCGTTCAGCGCAAACCATCGAGGTTGATGGCCTAGCCTTCAAGGATTTGAATAAGGATGGTGAATTGACACCCTATGAAGACTGGCGTTTAACGCCTAGAGAAAGGGCAGAAAACCTTGTTTCACTCATGACACCTGCGGAAAAAGCTGGTCAAATGGTTATTTATGATCTGCCTATGGGGGCCTCAGCTAAAGAAGGAGAGGAAACCAGCCATGATGGTATTCTCTTAGAGGTTGAAAAAGTCCATGAAGAAGGGCCATTCAAGGGACAGACCCAATATCCAACTACAGTGATGCTTAATGATAAGCATATCCGCCACTTTATTGTGAGGGAAGATAAGTCAGCTGAAGAAATTGCGACCTGGATTAATACCTTACAAGAAGTAGCTGAAGAGTCACGTTTGGGTATTCCAGTCATTGTAGCTTCCAACTCCCGTAATGAAAATGATAAAGCCAAATACAATGCTGAGAGTGATAACCACCACTTCACCCGTTTCCCCGGTACCCTTGGTTTAGCGGCTGGTGACAACCAAGATATGATTAGTCAATTTGCCCAAATTGGTCACCAAGAATTTATGGCTAGCAATATCCGTAAGGGCTATATGTACATGGTTGATACTGCAACCGATCCACGTTGGTATCGAACTTACGGAACCTTTGGTGAAAACCCTGACCAAATCAGCACATATATCAAAACCATTATTCCAAACTATCAAGGCGAAAGCCTAAATGAAAATTCAGTTGCCCTAACTACTAAACACTTCCCTGGTGGTGGTGCCCGCGAGAATGGTTTTGATCCCCACTATGAAGAAGGTAAATTTAATGTTTATGCCACTGAAGGCAGTTTAGAGGCCTACCACTTGCCTCCATTCCAAGCGGCTATTGATGCTGGCACGAGCTCAATCATGCCTTATTACGCTATTCCGTCTAACGATAAATCTCACACGCCTCAAGCCCCGTTCAAGGGTGAATTTGATGAGGAAGTAGCATTTGCTTATAATCACCAGTTCATTCAAGAGCTTTTACGCGATAAAATGGGCTTTAAAGGCTATGTGAATACAGATACAGGGGTACTTGACGGTATGGCCTGGGGTGCTGAGGACTTAAACAAAGTTGAACGGGCAGCCAAGATGCTTGAAGCAGGTTCTAGTGTGGTATCAGGCACTAATGAAGTAGAGGTTTTCCAAGAGGCCATCGAATCTGGGCAAGTGGATGAGGCCACGGTTAACCAACGCGTGGTTGAAAGCTTAACAGAACTCTTCCAATTGGGTCTATTTGAAGATCCTTATGCTGACTTGGAGGGGGCTGATGATGCTCTGCGTACACCTGAAAGTCTAGCAACGGCTAAGCAAGCCCACCAAGACTCAGTTGTACTATTGAAAAATGAAAACAAGACCTTGCCATTGAAAGCTGACCAAACTAAAGGTAAAAAAGTCTATGTGGAATTAATGACCCAGGAAATTGACCCTGAAAAAGTTAAAGAAGGGGAACCAGATAGCCTGGCAGCCTATAATCAGGACCTACGCGAAAAAATCCAGGCAAGCTTCCCTGATTGGGAATTGGTTGATGATTATACGCAAGCTGATATCGCTTTTGTCTTTGCTGAACCAGTTTCTGGCTCATACTTTGAAGCGACAGATGACTATCTTGATCTACAGGTTCATCAGGCTACTCAAGTTGACACGGAACGTTTAGCGGATATCCGCCAATATGTTGATCAGTTGGTAGTTAATGTGAACTTTGACATGCCATTTATTGTTGACCAAGTCGAGCCGCTAGCTGATGCCATGACAGCTTCCTTCGATACTTATTTAGAAGCTATCCTAGAGGTACAAACAGGTCAAGCTGAGGCCAAGGGTAGATTACCGATTACCTTACCAGCTTCTAATGAAGCAGTGGCTGTCGATGAAAATGGCCAATGTGTATCGCCTAATGATGTACCTGGTTACGATAAAGAAAAACATATGGAGATACCTTATGCTTATAAGGACAGCCAAGGTAATGTCTACAAATATGGTTTTGGATTAAATTATGATAAGTAG
- the lepA gene encoding translation elongation factor 4, whose translation MNKNEIKKRQDKIRNFSIIAHIDHGKSTLADRILQKTGTVSDREMHDQLLDSMDLEQERGITIKLNAVELEYKAQDGETYIFHLIDTPGHVDFSYEVSRSLAACEGAILVVDAAQGIEAQTLANVYLALDNDLELIPVINKIDLPAADPERVRQEIEDVIGLDASEAVLASAKAGIGIEEILEQIVDKVPAPAGDIDEPLQALIFDSVYDAYRGVILSINVQNGMVKPGDTIQLMSNGKTFEVTEVGVMSPNPVPRDYLTTGDVGYLAAAIKTIQDTQVGDTITLADRPAEEALPGYQKMNPMVYCGLYPVDSSDYSDLREALERLQLNDASLDFEPESSQALGFGFRCGFLGLLHMDVIQERLEREFDLDLIMTSPSVIYKAYKTDGTVVDVANPSEMPDATEIDHIEEPYVKAEIMVPQDYIGAVMELAQRKRGNFVTMNYLDDIRVNVIYEIPLGEIVFDFFDRLKSSTRGYASLDYEIIGYQPSQLVKLDILLNGEVVDALSIIVHKDFAYDRGRALTSKLKEVIPRQQFEIPIQAAIGHKIIARTNIKALRKNVLAKCYGGDVSRKRKLLEKQKEGKKRMKAIGSVEVPQEAFLAILDMDDEDNR comes from the coding sequence ATGAATAAAAATGAAATAAAAAAAAGACAAGATAAGATTAGGAATTTTTCCATCATTGCCCATATCGACCACGGTAAGTCTACGCTAGCAGACCGTATTTTACAGAAAACGGGCACGGTGTCAGATCGTGAGATGCATGACCAGCTGTTGGACTCTATGGATCTAGAACAGGAGCGGGGCATTACCATTAAATTAAATGCTGTCGAATTGGAATATAAGGCCCAGGACGGAGAAACCTATATCTTCCATTTAATTGACACACCGGGTCATGTGGATTTTTCTTATGAAGTTTCACGGTCTTTGGCTGCTTGTGAAGGGGCAATCTTAGTTGTCGATGCCGCCCAAGGTATTGAGGCTCAGACCCTAGCTAATGTATATCTGGCCCTTGATAATGACTTGGAATTGATTCCTGTTATCAATAAAATTGACCTGCCTGCCGCTGATCCTGAGCGGGTTCGTCAAGAAATTGAAGATGTTATAGGCTTAGATGCTTCAGAGGCAGTATTGGCCTCTGCCAAGGCAGGTATCGGGATTGAAGAAATTCTTGAGCAAATTGTTGATAAAGTGCCAGCACCGGCTGGTGACATAGATGAACCCTTACAAGCTTTAATCTTTGACTCTGTCTACGACGCTTACCGGGGTGTTATCTTATCTATCAATGTTCAAAACGGCATGGTCAAGCCGGGTGACACCATTCAATTGATGTCTAATGGCAAGACTTTTGAGGTGACTGAGGTTGGCGTCATGTCACCTAATCCAGTGCCTCGCGATTATTTAACGACTGGTGATGTGGGGTATTTAGCGGCGGCGATTAAGACCATTCAGGATACTCAGGTTGGTGATACGATTACACTAGCCGATCGGCCGGCAGAAGAAGCCCTACCTGGTTATCAAAAAATGAATCCCATGGTTTACTGTGGCCTCTACCCAGTAGATTCATCTGATTACAGTGATTTGCGGGAAGCCCTAGAGCGACTACAATTAAATGATGCTTCCTTAGATTTTGAACCAGAATCTTCTCAGGCTTTAGGCTTCGGCTTCCGTTGTGGATTTTTAGGACTCTTACATATGGATGTTATCCAGGAGCGTTTGGAACGGGAATTTGACCTAGACCTAATCATGACTTCACCATCAGTTATCTATAAGGCTTATAAAACTGATGGCACAGTGGTTGATGTCGCTAACCCGTCAGAGATGCCTGATGCTACTGAAATCGACCATATTGAAGAACCTTATGTAAAGGCTGAAATCATGGTGCCCCAGGACTATATCGGGGCAGTTATGGAGCTGGCCCAACGTAAGCGGGGCAACTTTGTGACCATGAACTATCTAGATGATATCCGGGTTAATGTGATTTATGAAATTCCTCTAGGAGAGATCGTGTTTGACTTCTTTGATCGGTTGAAATCTTCTACTCGAGGCTATGCTTCATTAGATTATGAAATCATCGGTTACCAACCTTCTCAGTTGGTAAAATTAGACATTTTACTAAATGGTGAAGTAGTCGATGCCCTGTCTATTATTGTGCACAAGGACTTTGCCTATGACCGCGGTCGAGCCTTGACATCAAAATTAAAAGAAGTTATCCCACGCCAACAATTTGAAATTCCTATTCAGGCAGCTATTGGTCACAAGATTATTGCCCGTACCAATATTAAAGCCTTACGCAAGAATGTTTTGGCTAAGTGTTATGGTGGGGATGTATCTCGTAAGCGTAAACTGCTAGAGAAGCAAAAGGAAGGTAAGAAGCGGATGAAAGCGATTGGTTCAGTAGAAGTGCCGCAAGAAGCCTTCTTAGCTATTCTTGACATGGATGATGAAGATAATCGCTAA
- a CDS encoding NAD-dependent protein deacylase: MTDNVQVLVDLIIENEKIVYFTGAGVSTAADIPDFRSADGLYNQVTGHFNQPPEYMLSKDCLANHPQAFYQFQWQYMYHPDIEPSLAHEFPVRLEELGKQVTVVTQNADGLHQRAGSSRVMALHGNQYDFYCCRCGRHYIYQELDLSDKKIPYCPYDQGLVRSTAVLFGEGLDGDTLKGAVSAIQAADLLIIAGTSLQVAPANQLINYFHGQKTVVINQQRLGQSRSDELFIQADIEETLQPVLAILEANQD; this comes from the coding sequence ATGACAGACAATGTACAAGTACTAGTTGATTTAATTATTGAAAACGAAAAAATTGTTTACTTTACTGGAGCTGGTGTCTCTACGGCAGCTGATATACCTGATTTTAGATCAGCAGACGGTCTCTATAACCAAGTTACTGGTCATTTTAACCAGCCCCCTGAATATATGTTGAGTAAAGACTGTCTGGCCAACCATCCCCAGGCCTTTTACCAGTTTCAATGGCAGTATATGTACCATCCAGATATTGAACCCAGTCTTGCCCATGAATTTCCAGTCCGCTTGGAAGAATTGGGCAAGCAGGTCACTGTGGTCACTCAAAATGCAGATGGTCTCCACCAGCGGGCCGGCTCCAGTCGAGTCATGGCATTACATGGCAACCAGTATGATTTTTATTGTTGTCGATGTGGCAGACATTATATCTACCAGGAATTAGACTTGAGTGATAAAAAAATACCATATTGCCCCTATGATCAAGGACTAGTCCGGTCAACAGCAGTTTTATTCGGTGAAGGATTGGATGGCGATACTTTAAAGGGAGCAGTCTCTGCTATTCAGGCAGCTGACTTATTAATTATTGCTGGGACTTCCCTGCAAGTAGCGCCCGCCAACCAGCTAATTAATTACTTTCATGGCCAGAAGACTGTTGTCATAAATCAGCAAAGATTAGGACAAAGCCGATCTGACGAACTATTTATCCAGGCTGATATTGAAGAGACCTTGCAACCAGTATTAGCTATCCTGGAAGCTAATCAAGATTAA